The Amycolatopsis sp. NBC_01480 genome segment GCGCAGGCCTTCGTCGGTGAACGTCGGCGGCATCCGCACGTCGACGATCGCCAGGTCGGGACGGTGCTCGGTGATCGCGCCGAGCAGATCGTCACCGTTGTCGACCGCGGCGACGGTCTCGATGCCCTCGTCCGCGAGCAGGCGCGTGACCCCGGCTCGCAGCAGCACGGCGTCTTCGGCGATCACTACCCGCATCAGGCCCCCAGGCTCGTGAGTGAAAAGCTCCGAGGCTATTCACTCACGAGCCGGTCACCACTGGCACGGCAGGTCGGCGCGGATCACGGTCGGACCCCCGACGGGACTCACCACCGTGATGACGCCGTCGATCGTGGCCGCGCGGTCGGCCAGCCCGGCCAGGCCGCCGCCGGGGCGCACCTCCGCGCCGCCGTGGCCGTTGTCGGTGATCTCGACGATGACGCGCGTGTCGCTGCGCCAGACCTTCACGATCGCCTCGGTGGCGCCGGAGTGCTTGGCGATGTTGGTGAGCGTCTCGCCGACGATGAAGTACGCCGTGGTCTCGACCGCGGCCGGCGGGCGCGGCTCCACGTCCACGTGCACGTCCACCGGGATCGGGGACTTCGCCGCCTGCGCCGAGAGCGCCGCGTCGAGGCCGCGGTCGCCCAGCACGGCGGGGAAGATGCCGCGGGCCAGGTCGCGCAGCTCCGAGACGGCCAGCTTGGCGTCCGAGTGCGCCTCGTTGATCAGGTCGCGCACGGCTTCCGGGTCGTTGTCGAACTTCGACTTCGCGCGGCCCAGGCTCATCGCGACGGCCACCAGCCGCTGCTGCGCGCCGTCGTGCAGGTCGCGCTCGATCCGGCGGCGCTCGGCCTCGGCGGCGTCCACGCCACGGGCCCGGGACGCCTGCAGGTGCTCGGCCTTCTCTTCCAGCTTCTTCGTGCGGTTCGGGCCCAGCAGGGACATCGCGAGGTTGCCGTGCAGCCAGCCGAGCCACGGCGTCACCCAGATCGCCATCGGCAGCAGCACGATGGACGCGATGGCCACCGGCAGCTCCGCGACCGCCAGCGGGAACGCGATCATCAGGTACGACAGGTCACGCCAGGTCGTCGGGTCCGTGAGCCGGGTGAGCCAGCGGCGGGTGAGGGACTGGCCCTCGAGCGGCAGGCGCTCCACCGACGTCAGCGGCGAGCCCAGCATCTTGCCCGCCCAGCGCCGTTCCATGTCGCCCGACCAGCGGACGAACCCGGTGGTGGCGAGCAGGATCGGGAAGCCGACCCAGACCACCACCGTGGCGACGCCGACCACCGCGCCCACGACGATCAGGATGAACTGCACCAGCCGGAACACGAAGCTGACGATCATGTAGACGATGGTGCGGGCCGGATTGGGCCGCGGATGCTCCGGCCGCAGCTGCTGCTCCGTGGTCATCCGGTCACCGTGCTCATTCCGTCGATCTCGTTCCAGGAGCGCTCCATGCGGTGCCGCTGGGCGACCGTCGGCCGCAGCATGGCCACGGCGAAGCCGGCGTGCAGCCTGGCCAGCCCCCTGGTCAGCGCCACCGACAACGCGGCGAACAGCACCCCCAGCGCCGCCCACGGCAGCGCGGCCACCGTCGAGTCGACGATGATCCAGCGCACATCGTAGCTCGGGAAGAAGTAGGCGCCGTCCGGAAGGAAGCGGTAGTACACCGGCAGCGCGATCAGCCCCAGGCTCGTCGCCCAGAACGTCACGACCAGCACGAACTCGATCAGGCCGACCGGGAACAGCAGGAAGAAGTACGCCAGGTCGCGGTAGGTGGCGCGGTCCTTCACCCGGGCCACCCAGCGAGCGCGCCCGCTCGGCGGCAGCGGCAGGTACGGCGCGTCGACATAGGTGTCGAGCAGGGCGAACACGCGGGCCCGCTCCATCCGGGCCGCGCCGCGTGCCAGCAGCACGAGCAGCGCGAGCAACGGCACGCCCACCCAGACCACGGCCGTCCCGACCCCCGCCGAGAACAGCGTGACGACCAGCGCGAACGACACGATCCCGAGCGGCAGGTTGAGGAGCAGGAACGCCAGGCCCCCGCCCAACGGCGGGTTCCGGCGCCTCCCGGTTGAAGCGGTGACCATGGCGGGGCTCCTCATCTGTGCGGCTGACCTGCACAGCATCGCTCCGGGAGCCATCGAGGGGACAGGGGGCGAGCGGGCATGTTGCCGGTAGGGCCAGCCCCACCCCGGCCGGGATCAAACGGCTTGCCGATGGCGTTATGATGAAGAGGTTATGTAGCACCTACAAGGGGGTGAACGGTTTCGACTCTGGACGTTGAGTCAGGGGAAGCGTGCCGGTGCAGGCGAGAGACCACCGCAAGCGTCATCGCAAACCAATAAGCGCCAAGGCCAATAGCCAGCGCGACTTCGCTCTTGCTGCCTAAGTAGCAGAGTGAGTCTGTCGGCCCGGGATCGCCTCCGACCCGGTAGCCGGCATCAGCTAGGAGGCTTACCGCCAGTCCCGGCCACGGGTCCTGGTTGGGAAGCAAACAGTGGCTGGGCCCGTCACTTCAGCTTGTTCGTGTGACTGAAGGGGCCGAGTAGAGACATAGCGGACTGCGCACGGAGAAGCCCTGTCAAGACGCTAGAGGACCCGGGTTCAATTCCCGGCACCTCCACGGTCCTCGGGGCGAGCTGTGTTCGCGGAATGCGCGGACCGGCTCGCCCCGTCGTCGTTTCTGGGGGTGCAACCCCCAGACCCTGCCCGGAGGGCTTCGCCCCCGGACCCCCACAGCGCGTGGTTGCGTTGGGTGAGTGGGGTGCGGTTGGGTGGGGCGGATTGAGTGAGTGACGCTGAGGTCCGCAAGTTGGAGGCTCGTGCCTGTGTGGGGCGCGGCCTTTGTTGCGTTGTTGGGTGTTTTTTTTGGGGGGGGGCGTCCGGAGGGCTTTCCCGCTCCCCATCGTGGTGACGTTGGGTGGGGAGTTAGTTGCGGAGGGTGGTCAGGGTGTTTTGCAGGGTGGCGGTGATGTAGCGGGGGTGGCCGGGGCCGCAGGTGATGTCGTGGGCGCCGGTGGGAGTGGGGCTCAGGTAGGTGAGGATGCGGCCGTGGTCGTCGGCGTCCACGGCGGTCAGCGGCACACTGGACTGCCGGGTGCCGCCGGTGCGAGCGGCGACGTAGAGCTGGTGGCTGGCTGTTCGTGGTGAGGACATCAGGGTGCGGAGTTGCTCGGCGGCGGTGTAGTCGGTTGTGGTGTCGAGGGTGTAGCCGGTCGTTTTCGGCTCGTAGTCGGTTTTCGGGACGGAGAACTCGTGGATGTCGGCGGCCGGGAAATCGGGTAGACCGTCCACGATGGCGTGGACCAGGTGATTCGCCTTGATCGTCGCCAGGGTCAGCAGGTCGTTTTCGACGGTGGCGAGCACGGCGTTGCGGCCGACCGGGACTGTGAGCATCGCGCGGTCGTGGCCGCGGCGGTCGGTGGACCAGCCGTAGCACTCGTCGTCGGCGTTGGCGATCGCCAACAACAGGTCGCGGAGCTTTCCGGTGACCCGGCCGGTGCGTAAGTTGTAGAAACCGGGCTCGGCCAGCGCTTGCCTGGCCAGCTCGTCCAAGCGTTCGGCGGCATCGTCTTCGACCCAGACGTCCACGACGCCCAGCACCGGATGAGCCGGGCCGATCTGCTCCCATTCCCACGCTTTCGCGACCGCCAGCCGCGGCACGGTCACGGGCTCGTCGAGCAGCATCACGTTGTCCCCTCGCTTGGATGCCGCCTATTTGCCGATGACCGGTGGCGTGGCCTTGCCGTCGTAGCCGAACAGGGCGTTCGGGTCGGCTTCCTGGAGGTACTCGGGAGTCTTGCGTTCCTTGTCCTCCTCCTTTTTGTCGCCCTTGCCGGTGCCGGCGGGGAGGGGCATGCCGTTGGCGCCGCGGGCTCCAGTCGCTCCGGAGCCGGTTCCACTTCGCCCGCCGACTTCGGCCGTACCGCCTAGCCGGCCGGCGCCGGTCGCCTTGCCCGGACCGCCGGGTTGGTTGCCGCGTGGGGAAGTGCTGGCGCCGTTGCTTGCCCCCGGCGTGCTGCCGCCGATCTCCAGAGGACCGATCGGGTAGTCGCCGGCACTGCCGTAACTGGTTGGCTTGGCGGCAGGAAAGCTCGGGCCGTTGGCGCTACTCGTGGTGAATCCTGTTGGGCCGTCCACGCTAGTGCCCGGCGGGACGTATCCGGAGGTGTGGGTCCCGTCGTCACCGTGTGCTGCTGCCGGAACGTGGACCGACTGCTGCTGCTCATCGGAGTTGCCGTAGCGCTCCGCTGGTGGTGGCACCGCGGTCGATCCCGGCCGGTCCACCGATTGTTCAGGACCACGGGAAGGGCTTGGGATGACGACCTGCACGTGACGGTTCCGCTTGCCTTCGGCGTGGGTCTGGTCCTGCGCGGGTTGCAGGGCGTAGGCGCCGTCCGCTGAGTCGGGGACCTGGCCGTAGTCGATGGGCATCTGCTGGGCGTGGTCGTCGCTGGTTCCGGCGAAGCCCTGGTACACGGCATTGTTCTGCTGGATCGCCGCGTTGCGCTGGTTGACCTGGTCTTCGTTGTCGGTGTCCCACGGCGTGACTGTGTCCCAAAAGGACTTCGACGGCGCATCATCCGACACGTCGTGGAGCGAGTCGCGGGTCGAGGTGAAGGCGTGTGCCTGGTCGGTGAGGGTGTTCTGGCTGCCGTGCAAGGCAATCGACGCCGATATGGCCACGTCGGCGAGTGGGCGCAGCGATCCCCTTGCGGCATCTCCGCTCTGACCCGACCAGGCGTTCTCGAGACGGCCCACCACGGCCAGCGTGTCTGCCTCGATGCCCAGTTGTGCGTTCGCCTGCAGCGCACTGGCATTCTGCGCATGCCCGAGACTTTCCGTTCCTGGCCCGGCCTTCACCCGGCGCACCAGTTCGCCCGGCGGGATGATCTTGCCTTCGGCCTGCATCTGCTTCAGGTATGCGACGAATGCTTCAGTCGGCCCGAACCCCATCACGCGCCGCCCTTCAAAGTGGTGATCACCGCGTCGCTGATTCGTCGGGCGGAGTCGCAGGCGTCGGCTTGGCCGACCTTCGATCGGGAAATGGTGGCGTCCGCTTCGAAGGCGGCGTTGTCCGCAACGCCGACAGCGACACTGCACCGCCCAGTCGGGCGGTCGTCTTCCGGCCCATACGCCGTCACCGGATAACCCTGTACGGGATCCAGCTCCTTGAAGAACCCTTCGTTCTTCTTCGCGTAGACGGCGCGGAGGCCGTCCGGCCACGCGTACACGAACTGAACGCTGATGGAGGAGCCCCGGTCGAGGTTCGCCCAGTGACACATGTGCGCGAGCCCGGTGTCCTGGGCTTCGCCGGTTGCGGGAACACCCAGCAAGGTGGTGACCTGGCCGGGGGTCAGCGCCTGACACGGGTCCCCGTTCAAGGCTCCTGCCGGCAAGGGGCTCGCTATCTTGGGCGGCGCGGGATCTGAGGGCGTGACTCCTGGCCCGGATGACCACGGGGCGGCGCTCGGCGTGGCATGTCCAGGGTCGCTTGAGCATGCGGACAGCAGCATCGCGGATACGCTCAATCCTAGAACTGCCCAGCGGGTACGGATAACCATCAGATTGGCCCCTGGCCGGCCTGATTGACGGCGGTGCCGGCTTGCTGATCGGTCGTCTCGTGAATGCCGAGCGCCGCTCGCATCTTGTTGATGACAGTGCTGAGGTACGTGCTTTCCCGGACGAGGTGACCTCGGTAGAAGTCGCCGGACTTGTTGCTGGCGGCGGCGTTGCGCAGGGAAGCTGGATCCTGCCCTGGGGAGATGATGCTCCACATGGGTACTGCCGCGTCGAGTTGGGCATCGATCCGGGTCCGCAGCTTTTGAAGGTTTCCGAGTTCGGCGGTCATCGCTTCACGGCTCAGGCGGAAGCCTGCTGCAGCACCTGGTGTCGCACTGCCTCCGGGCTGGCTGCCGGGGGCGAAGAAGTCCGCGTCGCCGAGCGGTCTGCTCGGCGCCCCTGTCTGTTCAGTCATCTGCGTTCTCCCCGTTACGCCTGACTCGAACACTGCTTTCGGAACCGCGTGTCTCGCAAACGGGATAAATCCTATCGTTTTCGGATGCGGCGAGGAGAGGTATACGGGAGTGGAATATTCGTGATCGAGCGAGACGGTCATGGCGGCCTGGTTCAATGCGGTCTCCAAGGGGTTTCCGGGAGGGGAGGTTTTCGTCAAGGGCAGGACGAAATCCCGGTGAATTGGCTGTCACGGGAGGGTCTGTAGGCGCCATTCGAAAAGGCAAGGATGTCCTGCACTAGAGGTATACGTGTTTGCCATCCGTGACAACGTCGAAAGGGAATAGTCCGATCGGGGTGACTAAAGATCGGCAAACGGAGTAACGCCGGCGCCCGTCCAGGCTCGCTTTTCCTAACCGACGCTCAGGCCGGAGTGCCGCCGATGCGGGTTGTCAGGTCGGCGGCGGTGGTGGCGACTTCGGTGGCCAAGGTGGGGAAGGTTTCGCGGCAGGGGGTGTCGTCGGGGCAGAGGTGGCGCAGGGTCACGCTGATCGCCGCCATGGGACGGGCGCCGTGGTCGAAGACGGGGGCTGCGACTGAGGCGAAGCCGGCCGTGACGTGGCCGTCTTCGAGGGACCAGCCGAGGCGGCGTTCGGCGGCCAGGGTGCGGCGCAGGGCGGCCAGCGAATCCGGGCCGCGGGTGGTGCGGCGGACGAACGAAGCCGAGGACGGGAACAGCGCGCGGACGTGCGCGGCGGGCAGATGGCGCAGCATCGCGCGGCCCGACGCCGTCAGATGCGCCGGCAGCCGCACGCCGACGTCGGTGACCAGGGTTTCCGGGCGGGCCGGGCGTTCCTTGATCAGGTACAGGGACTCGTTGCCGTGCAGCACGCCCAGGTGCGCGGTGTGCCCGATGCGGTCCACCAGCTTGCGCAGCAACGGGCCCGCCAGGCGCTCCAGCGGGTCGTGGCGCAGGTAGGCCGAACCCAGCTCGAAGGCGGCGATGCCCAGGCCGTAACGGCGTTCCGCGGGGAGGTGGGCGACGAAGCCGGCCGCGGTCAGTTCGTTGAGCAGGTGGTACGTGGTCGAGCGGGGCAGGTGCAGGTCACGCGCGATGGCGGCGGCCGAGACCGGGCCCGCGTGGCCCGCGAGCAGCCGCAGCACGGCCAGACCGCTGCGGAGCGCGGGGACGTCCGAACTGCTCAACGGGGGCCTCCTTTCGTGCCGGACCAGGTCCGGCATCTCCCTGGTGGCCGGTGGCTCCGGTCCGGGTGACTGACGCTCGGCTGACCTGGGCCCGGCGCCGGCGCTGGTGGTTGTCAGCAGGTCCCGCCCGGCGCCGACGGAGTCCGACAGCTACGACCGAGTGCTAGTGACGCCCGGCAACCCGAGCCCGCCACCGGCGCGACTGGAGCCGATCGACGTGCACGAGAGGGACACTCGCACCACGCGTTGACGCACCAGCCACCGACGTTCCGGCGACTCGAGTCCGCCGTCGGCGCGAATGGAGCTGATCGACGTGTGCGAGAGGGACACGCGCCCTCGCGCCCTCGCGCCGACGCACCTCCCGCCGTCGCCCAGCAACCCAAGTCCGCCGTCGCCGCGAATGGAGCCGCTCGACGTGTGTGAGAGGGACACTCGCACCTCCCATCGACGCTCCGGCCACGCACTGTCTTGAATACCAGACACAACCACCCGACCGCGACTCCCGCCCCGCCGCCGATCGTTGTCCAATGGCCCCATGCCGGAACAAGTACTCCTGGGCCCGCAGCCGATGACCGCGGCGGACGTCGTCGACGTCGTCCGTGGCCATGCGACCGTCGGGCTCACCGACGCGGCCGGGAAGAACCTCGCCGCCACCCGCCAGCACATCGAGAACCTCGCGCACGCCACGACACCCACGTACGGCGTCTCGACGGGCTTCGGCGCGCTCGCGACGCGGCACATCCCGCTCGAGAGCCGCACGGCGCTGCAGCGCAGCCTGATCCGCTCGCACGCCGCGGGCGCCGGGCCGGCGGTGGAGCCCGAGGTGGTCCGCGCGCTCATGCTGCTGCGCCTGCGCACCCTCGCCAGCGGGTACACCGGCGTCCGCGCCGAGACCGCGCAAACGCTTGCGGCCCTGCTCAACGCCGACATCACCCCGATCGTCCACGAGTACGGCTCGCTCGGCTGCTCGGGCGACCTCGCGCCGCTCGCGGCCGTGGCGCTCGCGTTGATGGGCGAGGGCGAGGTCGTGCACGAGGGCCGGGCGAAACCGGCTGCGGAGGCGCTGGCGCAGGCCGGTATCGAGCCGGTTGTGCTCGCCGAAAAGGAGGGCCTCGCGCTCACCAACGGCACCGACGGCATGCTCGGCATGCTGCTGCTCGCCGCCGCCGACCTGCACGGGCTGCTGGACGTCGCGGACCTCACCGCGGCGATGAGCGTGGAGGCGCTGCTCGGCACCGACCGTGCCTTCGCCGCCGACCTGCAAGCCTTGCGCCCCCACCCCGGCCAGGCGACGTCCGCCGCGCGCATGTTCGCGGCGCTGCAGGGCTCGAAGATCGTCGAAAGCCACCGCGGGCCGGACTGCAACCGCGTCCAGGACGCCTACTCGCTGCGGTGCGCGCCACAGGTCCACGGCGCCGCGAGGGACACGCTCACGCACGCGGAACTCGTCGCGGACTGCGAGCTGCGGTCCGCTGTGGACAATCCGGTCGTGCTGGCCGACGGCCGGGTCGAGTCCAACGGCAACTTCCACGGCGCGCCCGTGGCGTACGTGCTGGACTTCCTGGCCATCCCGGTCGCCGACGTCGCCAGCATCGCCGAGCGCCGCACCGACCGGATGCTCGACAAGGCCCGTTCGCAGGGCCTGCCGCCGTTCCTGGCGAACGACCCCGGCGTCGACTCCGGCCACATGATCGCGCAGTACACGCAGGCCGCCGTGGTCAGCGAGCTCAAGCGGCTCGCGGTGCCGGCCTCGGTCGACTCGATCCCGAGCAGCGCCATGCAGGAGGACCACGTGTCCATGGGCTGGTCGGCGGCGCGCAAGCTGCGCAAGGCCGTCGACGGGCTCACCACCGTGCTGGCGATCGAGCTGCTCACGGCCGCCCGCGCGCTGGACTTCCGGGCGCCGCTGGCGCCCTCGCCGGTCACCGGCCGGGTCCGCGACCTGCTCCGCACCCAGGTCCAGGGCCCCGGCCCCGACCGCCACCTGGCGCCCGAGATCGCGGCCGCCGAAGAACTCGTGCGGTCGGGTGCCGTCCTGGCCGCCGCCGAACTGGAGGTCCGATGAGCACCGCCCGCACCGTCCGCGCCGC includes the following:
- a CDS encoding sensor histidine kinase, whose product is MTTEQQLRPEHPRPNPARTIVYMIVSFVFRLVQFILIVVGAVVGVATVVVWVGFPILLATTGFVRWSGDMERRWAGKMLGSPLTSVERLPLEGQSLTRRWLTRLTDPTTWRDLSYLMIAFPLAVAELPVAIASIVLLPMAIWVTPWLGWLHGNLAMSLLGPNRTKKLEEKAEHLQASRARGVDAAEAERRRIERDLHDGAQQRLVAVAMSLGRAKSKFDNDPEAVRDLINEAHSDAKLAVSELRDLARGIFPAVLGDRGLDAALSAQAAKSPIPVDVHVDVEPRPPAAVETTAYFIVGETLTNIAKHSGATEAIVKVWRSDTRVIVEITDNGHGGAEVRPGGGLAGLADRAATIDGVITVVSPVGGPTVIRADLPCQW
- a CDS encoding sensor domain-containing protein; amino-acid sequence: MVTASTGRRRNPPLGGGLAFLLLNLPLGIVSFALVVTLFSAGVGTAVVWVGVPLLALLVLLARGAARMERARVFALLDTYVDAPYLPLPPSGRARWVARVKDRATYRDLAYFFLLFPVGLIEFVLVVTFWATSLGLIALPVYYRFLPDGAYFFPSYDVRWIIVDSTVAALPWAALGVLFAALSVALTRGLARLHAGFAVAMLRPTVAQRHRMERSWNEIDGMSTVTG
- a CDS encoding ESX secretion-associated protein EspG, producing the protein MLLDEPVTVPRLAVAKAWEWEQIGPAHPVLGVVDVWVEDDAAERLDELARQALAEPGFYNLRTGRVTGKLRDLLLAIANADDECYGWSTDRRGHDRAMLTVPVGRNAVLATVENDLLTLATIKANHLVHAIVDGLPDFPAADIHEFSVPKTDYEPKTTGYTLDTTTDYTAAEQLRTLMSSPRTASHQLYVAARTGGTRQSSVPLTAVDADDHGRILTYLSPTPTGAHDITCGPGHPRYITATLQNTLTTLRN
- a CDS encoding DUF3558 domain-containing protein; its protein translation is MLLSACSSDPGHATPSAAPWSSGPGVTPSDPAPPKIASPLPAGALNGDPCQALTPGQVTTLLGVPATGEAQDTGLAHMCHWANLDRGSSISVQFVYAWPDGLRAVYAKKNEGFFKELDPVQGYPVTAYGPEDDRPTGRCSVAVGVADNAAFEADATISRSKVGQADACDSARRISDAVITTLKGGA
- a CDS encoding PE domain-containing protein; protein product: MTEQTGAPSRPLGDADFFAPGSQPGGSATPGAAAGFRLSREAMTAELGNLQKLRTRIDAQLDAAVPMWSIISPGQDPASLRNAAASNKSGDFYRGHLVRESTYLSTVINKMRAALGIHETTDQQAGTAVNQAGQGPI
- a CDS encoding IclR family transcriptional regulator — its product is MSSSDVPALRSGLAVLRLLAGHAGPVSAAAIARDLHLPRSTTYHLLNELTAAGFVAHLPAERRYGLGIAAFELGSAYLRHDPLERLAGPLLRKLVDRIGHTAHLGVLHGNESLYLIKERPARPETLVTDVGVRLPAHLTASGRAMLRHLPAAHVRALFPSSASFVRRTTRGPDSLAALRRTLAAERRLGWSLEDGHVTAGFASVAAPVFDHGARPMAAISVTLRHLCPDDTPCRETFPTLATEVATTAADLTTRIGGTPA
- the hutH gene encoding histidine ammonia-lyase, translating into MPEQVLLGPQPMTAADVVDVVRGHATVGLTDAAGKNLAATRQHIENLAHATTPTYGVSTGFGALATRHIPLESRTALQRSLIRSHAAGAGPAVEPEVVRALMLLRLRTLASGYTGVRAETAQTLAALLNADITPIVHEYGSLGCSGDLAPLAAVALALMGEGEVVHEGRAKPAAEALAQAGIEPVVLAEKEGLALTNGTDGMLGMLLLAAADLHGLLDVADLTAAMSVEALLGTDRAFAADLQALRPHPGQATSAARMFAALQGSKIVESHRGPDCNRVQDAYSLRCAPQVHGAARDTLTHAELVADCELRSAVDNPVVLADGRVESNGNFHGAPVAYVLDFLAIPVADVASIAERRTDRMLDKARSQGLPPFLANDPGVDSGHMIAQYTQAAVVSELKRLAVPASVDSIPSSAMQEDHVSMGWSAARKLRKAVDGLTTVLAIELLTAARALDFRAPLAPSPVTGRVRDLLRTQVQGPGPDRHLAPEIAAAEELVRSGAVLAAAELEVR